From Pelagicoccus sp. SDUM812003, a single genomic window includes:
- a CDS encoding PhoH family protein: MEIPSGSSKIKQNGEVASRVKTYVLDTNVLIHDPHCLYKFDDNNLVIPIEVLEELDSIKMEQSSERGRNARRVHRMLRELLPDSRSMAEGVKLDTGGTLTVVINKYLQGGSFELPPNLAQLRSVLDFDKKDNRIIAAALFVQENLPPPTILVSKDVNVQLKARAVGLEAEDYLNDKAPEEPEYQSYRRIDVSKYELQRFASEGEFELAEEVGSKLFVNEYVLLASVEGKTMPARHYGDGVLRKLIFPEYVKAPGGVPIRPRNLEQRFFMDALLDDSVSLITCYGKAGTGKTLLSTVCAIYQTTASHDCKYDGVSISRPVIGVGKEIGFLPGTLEEKMNPWLQPYYDALEVLVPANKPKDPQFENKRQRRKGKEKEDATGPAKAPKPYEKLLESGLVEIEALCFIRGRSISRRFFILDEAQQLTPHEVKTVITRISEGSKIVLIGDPAQIDNPYVDSRSNGLVYCSNRMKGQAIAAHVQLTKGERSLLAELAADLL, encoded by the coding sequence ATGGAGATTCCTTCTGGTTCTTCTAAAATAAAGCAGAACGGCGAAGTCGCCAGCCGTGTTAAGACATACGTTTTGGATACGAATGTTCTCATTCACGACCCCCACTGCCTTTATAAATTCGACGACAACAATCTGGTTATTCCCATCGAGGTTTTGGAGGAACTGGATTCTATCAAGATGGAGCAATCCTCTGAGCGAGGGCGAAACGCCCGGCGCGTGCACAGGATGCTAAGGGAGCTTCTCCCTGACTCGCGCTCCATGGCGGAGGGGGTGAAGCTCGATACGGGCGGCACGCTGACGGTTGTCATCAATAAATACCTACAAGGCGGTTCTTTCGAGCTCCCGCCTAATCTGGCCCAGTTGAGGTCGGTGCTGGACTTCGACAAGAAGGACAATCGAATCATCGCCGCGGCCCTGTTCGTGCAGGAGAATCTTCCTCCCCCGACCATTCTTGTATCCAAAGATGTGAACGTGCAGCTCAAAGCTCGAGCTGTCGGCTTGGAGGCTGAGGACTATCTCAACGACAAGGCTCCTGAGGAGCCGGAGTATCAGTCCTATCGAAGGATAGATGTATCCAAATATGAGTTACAAAGATTCGCTTCCGAAGGGGAGTTCGAGCTGGCGGAGGAAGTGGGCTCGAAGCTTTTCGTGAACGAGTACGTTCTTTTGGCCTCGGTTGAGGGCAAGACGATGCCCGCGCGCCATTATGGTGACGGTGTATTGAGAAAGTTGATATTCCCGGAGTATGTCAAGGCGCCCGGCGGAGTTCCCATCCGCCCGAGGAATCTAGAGCAGCGTTTCTTCATGGACGCCTTGCTGGACGATTCCGTGTCTTTGATTACATGCTATGGAAAGGCTGGTACCGGTAAGACCCTTCTTTCCACGGTGTGCGCCATCTATCAGACCACGGCGTCGCACGACTGCAAGTATGATGGAGTATCGATTTCTCGCCCCGTCATCGGTGTGGGCAAGGAGATCGGGTTCCTTCCGGGAACCTTGGAAGAAAAGATGAATCCTTGGTTGCAGCCCTATTACGATGCCCTCGAGGTGCTCGTGCCGGCGAACAAGCCCAAGGATCCTCAATTCGAGAACAAGCGGCAGCGTCGCAAGGGCAAGGAGAAGGAGGATGCGACGGGCCCTGCCAAGGCTCCGAAGCCATACGAGAAGCTGCTGGAAAGCGGCCTGGTGGAAATCGAGGCTCTTTGCTTCATTCGCGGCCGCTCGATCTCACGTCGTTTCTTCATCCTGGACGAAGCTCAGCAGCTCACGCCACATGAGGTGAAGACGGTGATCACTCGAATCTCCGAGGGGTCGAAGATCGTCTTGATCGGCGATCCCGCCCAGATCGATAATCCCTATGTGGATTCTCGCAGCAACGGGCTGGTCTACTGCTCGAATCGCATGAAGGGCCAGGCGATCGCCGCCCATGTGCAACTGACCAAGGGAGAGCGCTCCTTGCTTGCGGAACTCGCGGCGGATTTGCTCTAG
- the def gene encoding peptide deformylase yields MVLQIVQYGEKVLHQSGEPVTSFDDELAELFEDMVDTMYEAEGIGLAAQQIGKALQFCVVDLQGADPDFEYTLDGATPPMELFMPMGLCNPKVTPIESPETTYEEGCLSFPDIRGDVDRPDWIRCEYQDIDGAPHIIECNGLLGRCIQHEVDHLNGILFTDRMKKRVLKKIQLPINQLKARTQQRLKRES; encoded by the coding sequence ATGGTTCTACAAATAGTTCAATACGGGGAAAAAGTCCTCCACCAAAGCGGCGAGCCCGTCACCTCCTTCGACGACGAGCTGGCCGAGCTATTCGAAGACATGGTCGACACCATGTACGAGGCGGAGGGTATCGGCCTAGCCGCCCAGCAGATCGGAAAGGCGCTGCAGTTCTGCGTCGTCGACCTGCAAGGAGCGGATCCGGATTTCGAATACACGCTGGACGGAGCGACGCCCCCGATGGAGCTCTTCATGCCCATGGGCCTATGCAACCCGAAGGTGACTCCCATCGAGTCGCCGGAAACCACCTACGAGGAGGGCTGCCTCTCCTTCCCCGACATCCGAGGCGATGTCGATCGCCCGGACTGGATCCGCTGCGAATACCAAGACATCGACGGAGCGCCCCACATCATCGAATGCAACGGTCTGCTGGGGCGATGCATCCAGCACGAAGTCGACCACCTCAATGGCATCCTTTTCACCGACCGTATGAAAAAGCGGGTGCTCAAAAAGATCCAACTGCCGATCAACCAGCTCAAGGCTCGCACCCAGCAGCGCCTCAAGCGCGAGTCGTAG